From [Clostridium] symbiosum, a single genomic window includes:
- a CDS encoding VWA domain-containing protein: protein MFTDFLYLLRRQGMKTGLNEWNSLMDALSMNLNEASLTEFYYMARAVLVKKESDYDKFDQAFLEYFKNVTTYESLPQEVLDWLSKAREQTPYDKDEVDARFDGLGLDEIRKMMEERLKEQHEQHHGGNKWIGTGGTSAFGHSGYSPKGIRVGGPGKNRSALQVAEERSYRDFRDDSVLQVRQFQIALRKLRLLSCREDGPKTELNVEKTIERTCDQGGRLELVMERPRKNQTKLLLLMDSGGSMWSYAELCNRLFQAVDRSAHFKDLKVYYFHNCFYDYLFTTPSCNWREKVQTEWVMNNLKSEYKVILVGDGAMAPSELLYRGGSLDYFHRNDKTGLYWLETLKRRFPSSIWLNPINEKVWDYTYGYQTIGLIRERIAMFPLTVSGLENGIKTLKKGE, encoded by the coding sequence ATGTTTACTGATTTTCTTTATCTTTTGCGCCGCCAGGGGATGAAGACGGGGCTGAATGAGTGGAACAGCCTGATGGATGCTTTGTCCATGAATCTGAACGAGGCCAGCCTGACGGAGTTTTACTATATGGCCAGGGCGGTTCTCGTAAAGAAAGAATCGGATTACGACAAATTCGACCAGGCCTTCCTGGAATATTTTAAAAATGTCACCACGTACGAAAGTCTGCCCCAGGAGGTCCTCGACTGGCTCTCCAAAGCCAGGGAACAGACGCCCTATGATAAGGATGAGGTGGATGCCCGCTTTGACGGTCTTGGCCTGGACGAAATCCGGAAAATGATGGAGGAGCGCCTGAAGGAACAGCACGAGCAGCACCACGGCGGCAATAAATGGATCGGGACGGGCGGAACGAGTGCATTCGGCCATTCCGGCTACAGCCCCAAGGGGATACGGGTAGGCGGCCCGGGTAAGAACAGAAGCGCCCTCCAGGTGGCGGAGGAGCGCAGTTACAGGGATTTCAGGGACGATTCTGTCCTTCAGGTACGGCAGTTCCAGATTGCCCTTAGAAAGCTGCGCCTTCTTTCCTGCCGTGAAGACGGTCCGAAGACGGAACTCAACGTGGAGAAGACGATAGAAAGAACGTGTGACCAGGGCGGAAGACTGGAGCTTGTCATGGAACGGCCGAGAAAAAATCAGACGAAACTGCTCCTTCTCATGGACAGCGGCGGCTCCATGTGGAGTTATGCAGAGCTCTGCAACAGGCTGTTTCAGGCGGTGGACCGGTCCGCCCATTTTAAAGATTTGAAGGTGTACTATTTTCATAATTGTTTTTATGACTATCTGTTTACAACGCCGTCCTGCAACTGGAGAGAAAAGGTGCAGACGGAGTGGGTGATGAACAACCTGAAATCGGAATATAAGGTGATTCTGGTGGGGGACGGAGCGATGGCTCCGTCGGAACTGCTTTACCGGGGCGGGAGCCTCGATTATTTTCACCGCAACGACAAGACAGGCCTTTACTGGCTGGAGACATTAAAACGGAGATTTCCATCGTCTATCTGGCTGAACCCGATCAATGAAAAGGTTTGGGATTACACATACGGCTATCAGACCATCGGCCTGATACGGGAGCGGATAGCCATGTTTCCCCTGACGGTAAGCGGACTGGAGAATGGAATCAAAACTTTGAAAAAAGGAGAATAG
- a CDS encoding MoxR family ATPase, with translation MLQFHGSEEYIASDELIRSVNIAAALKKPLLLKGEPGTGKTMLAEAIANSLGMELLIWNIKSTTRAQDGLYVYDTVQRLYDSQFGTEGVNDIGKYIRLGKLGEAFKRDKQVVLLIDEIDKADLEFPNDLLWELDKMEFYIPETGETVKASVRPIVIITSNAEKELPDAFLRRCIFHYIAFPDAPMMERIIKAHYPELDQKLIDGVLDAFYRVRDIRGLQKKPSTSEVLDWIQALAIGGISVKKLEREIPFAGVLLKKTEDLKQVENRHVY, from the coding sequence ATGCTGCAATTTCATGGAAGTGAAGAATATATCGCATCAGACGAGCTGATCCGCAGTGTCAATATCGCTGCCGCATTAAAGAAGCCTCTGCTTCTGAAAGGGGAGCCGGGAACCGGAAAGACGATGCTGGCCGAGGCAATCGCCAATTCTCTGGGGATGGAGCTTCTGATCTGGAATATTAAATCCACGACCAGGGCACAGGACGGCCTCTATGTTTATGATACGGTCCAGAGGCTGTATGACAGCCAGTTTGGGACAGAGGGGGTAAATGATATCGGTAAATACATCCGCCTGGGCAAACTGGGGGAGGCTTTTAAACGGGATAAGCAGGTGGTTCTGCTGATCGATGAGATTGACAAGGCCGATTTAGAGTTCCCGAATGACCTTCTCTGGGAACTGGACAAGATGGAATTCTACATTCCTGAGACCGGGGAGACGGTGAAGGCGTCGGTGCGCCCGATTGTCATCATCACCTCGAATGCGGAGAAGGAGCTGCCGGACGCATTCCTGAGGCGCTGTATTTTCCACTATATTGCATTCCCGGATGCGCCGATGATGGAGCGGATTATAAAAGCCCATTATCCGGAGCTGGATCAGAAACTGATTGACGGGGTGCTGGATGCATTTTACAGGGTCAGGGATATCAGGGGACTTCAGAAGAAACCGAGCACGTCCGAAGTGCTCGACTGGATACAGGCGCTGGCAATTGGCGGAATTTCCGTAAAGAAACTGGAACGGGAGATACCTTTTGCCGGAGTGCTGTTAAAAAAGACAGAGGACTTAAAGCAGGTGGAGAACAGACATGTTTACTGA
- a CDS encoding MATE family efflux transporter, which translates to MTKGNITKILFQFAAPLVASSLLQQLYNIADSMIAGNFIGENAVAAIGVSTSIVMFFTNVIIGFTTGVSIYIAQLTGRQEKEKIGEAARTSFLYLLPASIVMAFLSLGIIDQVLAMMHTDASIFAMTKTYISVIFIGIPFVMLYNICSSVLRGMGNSRTSMEAIVIATFTNILVDILFVAVFHWGIMGAALATVLSQLFSCLYVLIYLYIHVIRKIPCRHNFAMEALREQTRLGLPCVLQSGVMSFGSIILQGIMNTLGVQAVTAITSAYRLDSLAMLPAVSVASAVSTFTAQNMGAGQYKRIQEGYSIGVKMMLALSVTIAGIVILFGKPFILLFGVSEEVANLGQSFLLMLSIFYPVFGMLNLFIGFLQGTGNVVTPAICNITGLVVRLTLAALLVAPLGFPSVPYSEGISWIVAACLCYSKCRKAKKKLSEAVAARPSASE; encoded by the coding sequence ATGACAAAAGGAAATATCACAAAAATACTGTTTCAGTTTGCTGCCCCTCTTGTGGCCAGCAGTCTGCTGCAACAATTGTATAATATCGCCGACTCCATGATTGCCGGCAACTTTATCGGTGAGAATGCGGTCGCCGCCATCGGTGTTTCAACCAGTATTGTCATGTTCTTTACCAACGTGATAATCGGTTTTACCACCGGTGTCTCCATCTATATTGCCCAATTGACGGGACGTCAGGAGAAGGAGAAAATCGGGGAGGCAGCCCGCACCTCCTTTCTCTATCTTCTCCCCGCTTCCATCGTAATGGCCTTTCTAAGCCTCGGCATTATTGATCAGGTGCTGGCCATGATGCATACGGATGCAAGTATCTTCGCCATGACAAAAACTTATATTTCCGTGATTTTCATTGGAATTCCGTTTGTCATGCTTTATAACATATGCAGCTCCGTCCTGCGGGGTATGGGAAACAGCAGAACCTCCATGGAAGCCATTGTCATCGCCACCTTTACCAATATCCTTGTGGATATCCTCTTTGTGGCCGTATTCCACTGGGGAATCATGGGCGCCGCGCTGGCAACGGTGCTGTCGCAGCTCTTCTCCTGTCTCTATGTCCTCATATACCTGTACATACATGTCATCAGGAAAATACCCTGCCGGCACAATTTTGCCATGGAGGCATTGAGGGAACAGACGAGGCTCGGCCTCCCCTGTGTGCTCCAGTCGGGAGTTATGTCCTTTGGAAGCATCATTTTACAGGGCATCATGAATACGCTGGGCGTGCAGGCCGTTACGGCCATCACCTCCGCCTACCGGCTCGATTCCCTTGCCATGCTGCCTGCGGTCAGCGTAGCCTCCGCCGTCTCCACTTTCACCGCCCAGAATATGGGAGCCGGACAGTATAAGAGAATACAGGAGGGCTATTCCATCGGAGTTAAAATGATGCTTGCCCTTTCCGTCACCATCGCCGGAATTGTCATCCTCTTCGGCAAACCGTTCATTCTTCTGTTCGGCGTCAGTGAGGAGGTTGCCAACCTGGGGCAGAGCTTCCTGCTTATGCTGTCCATCTTTTATCCTGTTTTTGGGATGCTTAATCTTTTTATCGGTTTCCTTCAGGGAACCGGCAATGTAGTCACTCCGGCTATCTGCAATATCACCGGACTCGTCGTCCGCCTGACCCTTGCAGCTCTGCTAGTCGCTCCCCTGGGCTTCCCATCCGTTCCTTACAGCGAAGGGATATCCTGGATCGTCGCCGCCTGTCTGTGCTACAGTAAGTGCCGTAAGGCCAAGAAGAAACTGTCGGAGGCGGTAGCAGCCCGGCCGTCAGCCAGTGAGTGA
- a CDS encoding MFS transporter, whose translation MESTVTVNQTAKHTFFTRTFVVILVIQCCYNMAATFIATPIGRQGVSLGASMTFLGVLSSVMSGMYMVMRPVAGIAIDRINPKYVLIGQYTLLVTSYVLSAVAGNLGVYVASRLVYGLAFGAIGVTMPTVVGRAMPKEKMAQGLGLYMMLPLVLKIFTPNISLFLVDNWGFAASYTVSIVLIAIALILLITLKIDFTAGVKKEKKKFSWNNIIAVEAFLPTLSNIFTGMVFTAVIMNIVVYGDAMGFGQIALFMTFYNGAQVATRGLGGYLADKIGIRRTMYPCLILMIATVAILGSTDNFTMVLVAAVLFAIGFGGAQPVMTAVCMRTVSRERAGAANATYMLGADVGTMVASTVVGVLIDAFGFQQMYLYMIIPGVMALLTFALTMKVMGKQIIAASRKEEVEE comes from the coding sequence ATGGAGTCGACGGTAACAGTAAATCAGACGGCAAAGCATACATTTTTTACAAGGACATTCGTGGTAATACTGGTAATCCAGTGTTGTTATAATATGGCGGCAACTTTTATCGCCACCCCCATCGGACGCCAGGGAGTCAGTCTTGGGGCCAGCATGACATTTCTGGGAGTTCTGTCTTCCGTTATGTCCGGAATGTACATGGTAATGCGTCCGGTGGCCGGAATCGCCATTGACCGCATCAATCCGAAATACGTGCTGATCGGTCAGTATACCCTGCTTGTTACCTCCTACGTATTATCGGCGGTGGCCGGAAATCTGGGAGTTTACGTTGCCAGCCGTCTGGTATACGGCCTGGCCTTCGGGGCCATCGGCGTTACGATGCCGACGGTGGTAGGCCGCGCAATGCCAAAGGAAAAGATGGCCCAGGGGCTTGGCCTTTATATGATGCTCCCTTTGGTGCTGAAGATTTTCACACCGAACATTTCCCTTTTCCTCGTGGATAACTGGGGATTTGCCGCCAGCTATACGGTATCAATCGTCCTGATCGCCATAGCCCTGATTCTGCTGATCACTCTGAAAATTGATTTTACAGCAGGGGTGAAAAAAGAGAAAAAGAAATTTTCATGGAACAATATTATCGCGGTGGAGGCATTTCTGCCGACGCTTTCCAATATTTTTACGGGGATGGTTTTTACCGCCGTTATCATGAATATCGTAGTATACGGGGACGCCATGGGATTTGGACAGATTGCCCTGTTTATGACATTCTATAATGGCGCCCAGGTGGCGACCCGCGGACTGGGAGGCTATCTGGCGGACAAGATCGGAATCCGCAGGACCATGTATCCCTGTCTCATTCTGATGATAGCCACCGTGGCGATTCTGGGGAGCACGGACAACTTTACCATGGTACTGGTGGCGGCCGTCCTGTTCGCCATTGGATTCGGCGGCGCACAGCCGGTTATGACGGCAGTCTGCATGAGAACCGTGAGCCGTGAACGGGCGGGAGCAGCCAATGCGACCTATATGCTGGGAGCCGACGTGGGAACCATGGTCGCTTCCACCGTAGTCGGAGTGCTTATTGATGCGTTTGGGTTCCAGCAGATGTATCTGTATATGATAATCCCGGGAGTGATGGCGCTTTTGACCTTTGCGCTGACGATGAAGGTGATGGGGAAACAGATTATTGCTGCAAGCCGGAAGGAAGAGGTTGAGGAATGA
- a CDS encoding alpha/beta hydrolase-fold protein, which translates to MEAKEYVFLSECLGGEAKVMIFVPKNRENDRINSIPVLWTVGPGDHKKWMMQSDVCRLAEEAGMAVVSVDTTDTWGGLNRPAENYYFEDYLTRELPALVETVFPACREPELNYITGFSKGSYIAFRMGMSHPERFGTVISIGGGGLDAYSFYYDIGTMNPGLIERMFGLKTPEEFEKSDYNPENLVDRLYREGRKLPALYLFCGEKDALARVVNVRMHMKLEALNIPHNFTLFDSGHDWVTVNKSIEKVIEEMGRSLWSRR; encoded by the coding sequence GTGGAAGCAAAAGAATATGTGTTTTTATCGGAGTGCCTGGGCGGCGAAGCCAAGGTTATGATTTTTGTACCCAAAAACAGGGAAAATGACAGAATAAATTCCATTCCGGTATTGTGGACAGTGGGGCCGGGCGATCACAAAAAATGGATGATGCAGAGCGATGTCTGCCGTCTGGCGGAGGAGGCCGGGATGGCCGTAGTCAGCGTGGACACCACAGATACCTGGGGAGGTTTAAACCGGCCCGCTGAGAATTACTATTTTGAAGATTACCTGACCCGGGAACTGCCGGCTTTGGTAGAAACGGTTTTTCCTGCCTGCCGGGAACCGGAACTTAATTATATTACGGGTTTTTCAAAGGGCAGTTACATCGCTTTCAGGATGGGAATGAGCCATCCGGAGCGGTTTGGAACCGTCATCTCGATTGGGGGCGGAGGACTGGATGCCTATAGTTTTTACTATGATATCGGAACAATGAATCCGGGACTGATTGAGCGGATGTTCGGCCTTAAAACACCGGAAGAATTTGAAAAATCAGACTACAATCCGGAAAATCTGGTTGACCGTCTTTACCGGGAAGGCAGGAAACTGCCTGCGCTCTACCTTTTCTGCGGCGAAAAGGATGCGCTTGCCAGGGTGGTAAATGTGAGGATGCATATGAAGCTTGAGGCATTAAATATCCCGCACAATTTTACACTCTTTGACAGCGGCCATGACTGGGTTACGGTAAACAAGAGTATTGAGAAAGTGATAGAAGAAATGGGGAGGTCATTATGGAGTCGACGGTAA
- a CDS encoding ABC transporter substrate-binding protein, with the protein MKFSRKRWLFLLFALGAALVANGCSRREEDKKGQELPVLNVMFASYGGSIPSDLQDVENALNVILAEKIGAAVKLNVFSSSSYDTQANLMLTGDSVDLMATSTNTSYAQCVTKGFFIEMDELLEQYGQGIREALGEELLRCTRVNGKMYGITGIPLVMAQDTSFAVRNDILTCCGIDLSSVHTVEDVEQVLQTIRDNHPDIIPLANASTKLGYKSLQNLFLNSHGLEDLGDGCVLDYATMTVSSLYSHPVYEELAALIRDWHGRGLLMPNASTNTDSRNSLMNAGRVAASVAFSYNPANSMREDAMYNTTTIHLGNSPILVTGMMQLTCWGIPVTSEHPDKAMQFLNLLYTDAEIGNLLQYGIEGVHYEKTEEENVIRYPEGVDATTTGYFLKSPGITDINPECFVMEPLPSDIYEQVLAFRDTFAVSPIVGFTADMTACKSEVAAVANVMAQYVNPLLSGVVDVEQVLPEFRQKLKSAGHETIIRMKQEQLDKWLSENR; encoded by the coding sequence TTGAAATTCAGTCGAAAACGGTGGTTGTTCCTGCTGTTTGCCCTGGGGGCGGCGCTCGTGGCGAACGGATGCAGCCGCAGGGAAGAGGACAAAAAGGGCCAGGAATTGCCGGTGCTGAACGTCATGTTTGCATCCTATGGGGGAAGCATACCTTCGGACCTTCAGGACGTGGAAAATGCCCTTAACGTGATTCTGGCGGAGAAAATAGGGGCGGCGGTGAAGCTGAATGTTTTCTCCTCCTCGAGTTACGATACCCAGGCAAACCTGATGCTGACCGGGGACTCGGTGGATTTGATGGCCACCAGCACCAACACAAGCTACGCGCAGTGTGTGACCAAAGGTTTTTTTATTGAGATGGATGAACTGCTTGAGCAGTACGGACAGGGGATAAGGGAGGCGCTTGGGGAAGAACTCCTGCGCTGTACCCGCGTAAACGGAAAAATGTACGGGATTACCGGAATTCCTTTGGTAATGGCGCAGGATACCAGCTTTGCGGTCCGCAATGACATTCTTACGTGCTGCGGGATTGACCTTTCCTCCGTCCATACGGTGGAGGATGTGGAGCAGGTCCTTCAAACGATCAGGGACAACCATCCCGACATCATCCCGCTTGCCAATGCAAGTACAAAGCTTGGGTATAAGAGCCTTCAGAACCTGTTTTTAAACAGCCACGGACTGGAGGATTTGGGGGACGGCTGTGTGCTGGATTATGCGACAATGACGGTTTCCAGTCTTTACAGCCATCCGGTTTACGAGGAGCTTGCGGCCCTTATAAGAGACTGGCACGGGAGAGGACTGCTGATGCCGAACGCCTCGACCAATACGGATTCGCGCAACAGCCTGATGAATGCCGGCCGTGTGGCCGCAAGCGTTGCCTTCTCCTATAACCCGGCGAATTCCATGCGGGAGGATGCAATGTACAATACGACGACGATCCATCTGGGAAACAGCCCGATTCTTGTGACGGGCATGATGCAGCTTACCTGTTGGGGAATTCCCGTTACATCGGAGCATCCCGACAAGGCAATGCAGTTCTTAAACCTTCTTTACACGGATGCGGAGATTGGCAATCTGCTGCAATATGGGATAGAGGGCGTCCACTATGAAAAGACGGAAGAGGAGAACGTGATCCGGTATCCGGAGGGCGTGGATGCAACCACTACCGGTTATTTTCTGAAAAGCCCCGGAATTACGGATATTAACCCGGAATGCTTTGTGATGGAACCGCTGCCGTCGGATATTTATGAGCAGGTCCTGGCGTTTCGTGACACCTTTGCCGTATCCCCGATTGTGGGATTTACGGCGGATATGACGGCCTGCAAATCGGAGGTGGCGGCCGTTGCCAATGTGATGGCCCAGTATGTGAACCCGCTGCTTTCGGGTGTGGTGGATGTGGAACAGGTGCTGCCGGAGTTCCGACAGAAACTGAAGAGTGCGGGCCATGAAACAATTATCAGAATGAAACAGGAACAGCTTGACAAATGGCTGAGTGAGAACAGATAG
- a CDS encoding alpha/beta hydrolase, producing the protein MEEQRISLSETNPDAFMRLRLNMKKEGPRPAVVYFPGGGYHNIHEPSVEPVADFFRKKGFHVFVVNYSINEKAAYPAPLLEASRAVWLVRKNAAKWNVDPERISLLGMSAGAHLCTALSTMWQYEECQRDGMPYGGNRPNAIVTGYTPTIFADFFEQPPEVLANFKGQGPGNLLGKEGTRWADIHELTTHDLVTKDTCPAFLWKSTTDFPGDTFAYANALKREGIPYEVHVFYDEGVNCVGMGKEGASANTMMWPELAVNWLYKVLRIEVS; encoded by the coding sequence ATGGAGGAACAGAGAATTTCTTTATCGGAGACAAATCCGGACGCATTTATGCGTCTGCGTCTGAACATGAAAAAGGAAGGCCCGAGGCCTGCGGTCGTGTATTTTCCTGGGGGCGGTTATCATAATATCCATGAGCCGAGCGTAGAGCCGGTTGCCGATTTTTTCAGGAAAAAGGGGTTTCATGTTTTTGTAGTCAACTATTCAATCAATGAGAAGGCGGCCTATCCGGCCCCGCTTCTGGAAGCGTCCAGGGCGGTGTGGCTGGTACGGAAAAACGCCGCCAAATGGAATGTAGATCCGGAACGCATCAGTCTGTTGGGCATGTCTGCCGGCGCCCATCTGTGCACGGCGCTGAGCACGATGTGGCAGTATGAGGAATGCCAAAGGGACGGCATGCCATACGGCGGAAACCGGCCGAATGCGATTGTCACGGGATATACGCCGACAATCTTTGCCGACTTTTTTGAACAGCCGCCGGAAGTGCTGGCCAATTTTAAGGGTCAGGGACCCGGTAACCTTTTGGGAAAGGAAGGGACGCGCTGGGCGGATATTCACGAGCTGACGACCCACGACCTTGTTACCAAAGATACATGTCCCGCTTTTCTTTGGAAATCCACAACGGATTTTCCGGGAGATACGTTCGCCTATGCCAATGCGCTGAAACGGGAAGGGATTCCGTATGAGGTCCATGTGTTTTATGACGAGGGAGTTAACTGCGTGGGAATGGGCAAAGAAGGGGCATCGGCCAATACGATGATGTGGCCGGAACTGGCGGTTAACTGGCTTTACAAGGTTCTGAGAATCGAGGTTTCATAA
- a CDS encoding histidine kinase, which translates to MQEGVKEEKYFSINFRFRIMTVFIICAMIVILLLNYSLSMRTYEKSILEANSQLMDMSMKSVDDSLMKNSEFLRIILTNNMNVYNMAEAETESESNLALYRLFQDMEKSILGLTYYDAFFILDEKYNTFNTVGNDELSLEEKDIMGRYLKEKQRDLSWQNGNWQIHPVSSTNYLLIAENMDGIMIGAWLNMEHLSEQIESGSFGEGAAAFFTDGDGKVLSGSFPSAGGTLSMKKGEKIYRAENGERYLAVERESRFGGLVLHTMVPMDKIAEELSTARNVTYITIFGFAVLLIFQIYFFRVLLVGPLNELVLAMRLIKEGADMPKARPGNVANEYRVVYDTLDEMVDEIKELKIKVYEEELRKNDIMMEYLKQQVNPHFFLNCLNIIYSLTNMEDYRLIRQMVEYLIKYFRYIFGKTDELVLIRDEISHLENFLHIQEMRYPNRFRYQIRVDEEAGTEKIPPLLIQTFVENSIKHSGMLSSNQLLEIKVGVSWGEELEITVSDNGKGFSLEILEKLRNKESILYDNRKHIGIENAIRRTNVIYNGEEKISFYNENGAHVKIVLPRTDVPKHTF; encoded by the coding sequence ATGCAGGAGGGAGTAAAGGAAGAAAAGTATTTCAGCATCAATTTCCGTTTCAGGATTATGACGGTATTTATCATCTGTGCCATGATTGTGATTCTCCTGCTCAATTATTCGCTGTCGATGAGGACATATGAAAAAAGCATTCTGGAGGCCAATTCCCAGCTCATGGATATGTCGATGAAAAGCGTGGATGACAGTCTGATGAAGAACAGCGAATTTCTGCGGATTATCCTGACGAATAACATGAATGTATATAATATGGCGGAAGCGGAGACAGAGTCAGAGTCAAATCTGGCTCTTTATCGTTTGTTTCAGGATATGGAGAAAAGCATATTGGGGCTGACTTATTATGATGCCTTCTTTATTCTGGACGAGAAGTATAATACGTTTAATACCGTGGGAAATGATGAACTTTCCCTGGAGGAGAAGGATATCATGGGGCGGTATCTGAAAGAAAAACAAAGGGATCTCTCCTGGCAGAACGGTAACTGGCAGATCCATCCCGTATCGTCTACAAATTATCTGCTGATTGCCGAAAATATGGACGGCATTATGATTGGCGCCTGGCTCAATATGGAACATCTGAGTGAGCAGATAGAGTCGGGGAGCTTCGGAGAGGGGGCCGCCGCCTTTTTTACAGACGGTGACGGAAAAGTGTTGTCCGGTTCTTTCCCCTCTGCCGGCGGAACCCTTTCCATGAAAAAAGGAGAGAAGATATACAGGGCGGAAAATGGGGAGCGTTACCTGGCGGTGGAACGGGAATCCCGGTTCGGCGGTCTGGTGCTGCATACCATGGTTCCGATGGATAAGATAGCCGAGGAACTGTCAACGGCGCGCAATGTCACGTATATCACAATATTCGGATTTGCGGTCCTTCTGATATTCCAGATCTATTTTTTCAGGGTTCTTCTGGTGGGTCCGTTAAATGAACTGGTCCTGGCCATGCGTCTCATTAAAGAGGGGGCGGACATGCCGAAGGCACGCCCTGGAAATGTCGCCAATGAATACAGGGTGGTTTATGACACGCTGGATGAGATGGTGGACGAGATTAAAGAATTGAAAATTAAGGTATATGAGGAAGAACTGAGGAAAAATGACATCATGATGGAGTATTTAAAACAGCAGGTCAACCCTCATTTCTTCCTGAACTGCCTGAATATTATCTACAGTCTGACCAATATGGAAGATTACCGCTTAATCCGGCAGATGGTGGAGTATCTGATCAAATATTTCCGCTATATCTTCGGAAAAACGGACGAACTGGTGCTGATCCGGGACGAGATTTCCCATCTGGAAAATTTCCTGCATATCCAGGAGATGCGCTATCCGAACCGGTTCCGCTATCAAATCAGGGTGGACGAAGAGGCGGGAACGGAGAAGATACCGCCGCTTCTGATTCAGACTTTTGTGGAAAATTCTATTAAGCACTCCGGCATGCTGTCCAGCAACCAGCTTCTGGAAATTAAGGTCGGCGTTTCATGGGGAGAGGAACTGGAAATTACGGTATCCGACAACGGAAAAGGGTTCAGCTTGGAAATACTGGAAAAACTGCGCAATAAGGAAAGCATTCTCTACGACAACCGGAAACATATCGGCATTGAGAATGCAATCCGCCGGACCAACGTGATTTATAACGGGGAGGAAAAAATCTCTTTCTACAATGAAAATGGCGCCCATGTAAAGATTGTGCTTCCACGGACCGACGTTCCAAAACATACCTTTTAA
- a CDS encoding response regulator, with amino-acid sequence MELLIVDDEYYAVEGLKKLINRIDSPVQNVFCAYNLRDAKQIFLQNNIDVMLCDIEMEEENGIDLLRWVNDYSPDTKTIFLSCHDRFRYVQQALQLGAVNYILKPVDEEELTRLLDSAHQMILEQNRRFCDLKLAELMKKYVPIHQKREPGMSNLLREVDTFIVDHIDECISRKDVADHVFLNADYMNRVIKKETGLSVGEYIVQKKLSVAKFLLLETDIPVGDIVFRVGYTNVAYFNKSFKKETGVTPREYRRNHTAEEALCRRE; translated from the coding sequence ATGGAACTTCTGATTGTGGACGATGAATATTATGCGGTGGAAGGGCTGAAAAAGCTGATTAACCGGATTGATTCTCCGGTTCAGAATGTCTTCTGCGCTTATAATTTAAGAGATGCCAAACAGATATTTTTACAGAATAATATTGATGTGATGCTCTGCGACATTGAGATGGAGGAGGAGAACGGAATCGATCTGCTGCGCTGGGTCAATGATTACTCCCCGGATACGAAAACCATCTTTCTGTCATGCCACGACAGGTTCCGGTACGTCCAGCAGGCGCTTCAGCTGGGGGCGGTCAACTATATCCTGAAACCGGTCGATGAGGAAGAGCTGACCCGACTTTTAGATTCCGCCCATCAGATGATCCTGGAACAGAACAGGAGATTCTGTGATTTAAAGCTGGCAGAGCTGATGAAAAAGTATGTTCCGATTCATCAGAAGCGGGAACCCGGTATGTCCAATCTGCTGCGGGAGGTGGACACGTTCATTGTGGACCACATTGATGAGTGCATCAGCCGCAAGGATGTGGCGGATCACGTATTTTTAAATGCCGATTATATGAACCGGGTCATCAAGAAGGAGACCGGCCTGTCGGTCGGAGAATATATTGTCCAGAAAAAGCTGTCGGTTGCCAAGTTTCTGCTGCTGGAGACGGATATCCCGGTCGGCGATATTGTCTTCCGGGTAGGCTATACCAATGTGGCGTATTTTAATAAGTCCTTCAAGAAGGAGACGGGGGTGACACCCAGGGAATACAGGAGAAATCATACGGCGGAGGAGGCATTATGCAGGAGGGAGTAA